In Setaria italica strain Yugu1 chromosome I, Setaria_italica_v2.0, whole genome shotgun sequence, the genomic window GTACACAGAACATGACTCATTGGGTAGCAGCCACTGGTGCACCAGACCTTGCCTGTGATATCCGATTTGCATAGATTGTTACTAGGCGCAGCTGCGTGCTGCTAAGGCCCTCCAGGTATGGTACAAATTCTTTTCCAAGGATGATGTACATATCCACTAAACAGAATACAACAGCCTAGAGTAAAGTGCAAATGGTATCAGATATAGACCACCAGAAATACACAATGAAATCATAAAAGTAGAATGTGGCCTACAATCCTACATAACCAAGATAACAGCAGCAGCCACCAAGTGCAGATTAAATGTGAGCTAATAATGACCAAATATGAACAGGATGATCTATTAGAAATTCAGAATACACAGCACACTGAAGCTTATGTGAACAAGAACACTTCAGTGGCAATTCTGCTCATCTGTTATAGTATGATACTCATTCCCGTTCTCTATTCAAGCCAGCAGATATCACTGTTGGCACATGAATTTCTGTAGAGATATAGAATggggaaaacaccacacaccctgtCTGTGTGTGCGGGCGCGCGTGCCGGGGGTGGGGGTTTGATGCCGCCAGGCAGGAAATAAATTAGAGAGGTGGGAGGTGCCCCAAGAGTGAATCCCCTCCTCATGACCCCTTGGGCCCTTTATATAGAGGATGAAAGCCTGGCATTTAGCCCCCAAGCTCCCAGTGGATACAATATCTACATCTAGGCTCTTAGACCTCTACATGGGCCGCCCTTTTGCTCATGGGCTGGGCCATTTCCCCAACAATATAGCCACTATGGCTTGGTACACAAGTAATAGAATCAAGTATACAAGGCAAGTATGCTCTACATATCTAATAATTTCAGGTCTTAATGCTGTAACAAAGCTTAGCACCATTATCTCTCTTTGTTTCAGTACATGAAAAACCCTAGTTcctatttctgttttttttcatAATCTTAAAATATTCCCTGACTGAAGAACTAGCATGTCCCTCTAAGAAAAGCATATGTCAAAAGAATGAGTAAGCACCTTGCGAACATCTGGACTCTGATTACTGAAAGCATCAAACACTGCAGGTAAAAATGAAGGCAGTTGAGTAACCAATTCGTCATGTGAGAGCCGCCCAACAAGCTGCAAGATTACCAGACAAATACAACAGTAAACTGTCATTGTGCAGAACATACTCTGTAGCGAACCTGAATGAGTGACTCTACAAGTAGTACACAATCAAAGTTCACGAGTTTAAATAATCTGTTGCTACATTCCCTTGCATTTGCAATGCTATGCAGGACAATAATTCAGGTTAACTGTTAATATAGTGCCAAAATGCCTCGCTACAGAATACAACACCCAACAACAATGGTCAAACAAGATTCAGGACTTCGGAAAGAGACAAGTTAAATGTATTAAATGTGGAATGCTAGTAATCAATAATAGGCGCCTAATACCACGCAAAAATGCAAATTAAGTGAAAATTGATTATTTTTGTTATCTGACCGCTTGCAAAATATTACCATGACATATGAAGTTTAAATTTTTGCCATTCACAATTACAGTGCGAAATTTAGATACCTTTGTCAAACAATTGATACACATGACAAGTGTCTTTTCATCATCACTAGCCAGCAAAGGCACAATAATCTGCACGCAAGCAAAGAAAATTCAGGAAAATGTAAGTTGCTGGTTGCAACAGGTAGTGATTTAGgaagatattttttaattaataagTGCTCTGGACATACAGCAAGGCATCTAAAAGGGTCATATTTTGCCAAGACTACATATAAGCATTGATGTGCTTCATTTGAAACCTGTATCAGCATTAAGAATATATTAGCAcataaagaaaaggagagaactTCTCATGTGAAAGGAAATATACCTTCGCAACATCATCTTTGGTGACGTGCAGGAGCTTTTCAAGAACAATCTCAATGGATTGTTCCATAGAATCTTTCTGAGAAAAATTAAGTAGACATTACTAATAAATTGTTGCCAATTAGATTATTTAGTTACATGTATGACTAGTGAGCAGAAAACCTGATTGTGGAGCATCTCAGCAACTAACAACAGAGAAATCTCCCTCACAGaggaatcagcatcatccaACACTTCAAGGACAGTTGTTAAAATCTGGTTGAAATACTATGGTAACACAGAAAAGTTGATATTAGAACATGAATTTTCACAAACTGAACAGTACTATATTTGATGGCAAGAGTGTGTTGTAAAGTAATGTTTGGGAAACACTCAACAATCAAAGGAAATCAAATgttcctttttcctcttttggTGAAACAGTGAATCACAATCGTTTAAAGAAACCATATCAATTTGTACTTAAAAAACAACAGGATGACTTATACTAGAAAGTAGGTATGTTTAAATAATGATGAAACAGCCCGTATGATGTAAGAAATAACAAGTCACCAATTTGGTTCATATGTTAAACAGAGAAGTGAAAAGAAATGCAACTCAACAAGACAAAAGAAATACGACGCAACTTGTGTGTAACATGTGTCTGCTGTTTTTCCCTTGATCCACCCTCAAGAGACTCTCTTAAGGAATTTTTCCTTTATCCTCTTACTATCCATAAAAGGAATATAGCACCAGATGCAAAAAGGTATACTGAATAAAGTTTAGCATATAATACAAGTGTTTTAAGCCCAATTGCCAAGAGGaagtttcacaaaaaaaaacagacatCACAGATGAATGGAAGCAATAATAACACCGAAGCTGTTCttccaaagaaaacaaaatggGAGTTGAAAGGGTATGGCGGCAAACCTTTTTCCATATAAAGTTATCTTTATTGGTGGAAGCTCTAACCAACTGTCGTAACGCCTCCTGCCTGTCTAGGCATGAAACTTCACCACCATTGCCAATCTAAGGAAAGtaggaaaaaatatataatagtTATGCACTgagcagaaaaaaaaacacacacactgCAATGCTTGCAGAGTcaacaaagaaaaataaaaaagggcaTGATGCAGAAGTACCCGATGAAGAAGATGTGGTACGCTGGGGCCGTTACTGGTGTGTGGGATAATATTTACAGAACTACGATCAACAAATGGATCTCCCTCTTGAGTGTGCTCCCCAGGAATTGCTAGAGCAGAACTATGTCCATCAGATGGAAGATGGCCCAAATCCAAGCGAGTAGTACCTGTAGAATTTTCATCATCCATGGTTGCATCTGATTTCTCAGGATAATCTGCCCATGAATGCACAGCTTCTACAACTGTGCAGGTATTGTTCTTTAGTTCCCTACTTTGCATGAGAACATCAGCTTCAGAGGCACGTCCAAAACATTGCTTAGCATGATCAGTGCAGACATCAGAGGTAGTTCGACTGATGGGAACGTTAAGTAATGCTGATTCCTGCACAGTATTCATCTTTTTTCTTGATTCAGTGTCAACTAAACTATCAGAAAAGCGTCCAAATGGGAAGCTTTTCTTAAATGTCAGAGCATAACCATCTTCAGAAGAAGCACTAGAATCAACTTGATCGTAAGATTTGGGATGTGGACGTTCTTTCTTGTTCTGAAGGTAGTTAACCAAATCGACCTCAATACGAGGAGTATATTGCTTCAAAGCTCTCCTCACAATATTCTGTTCATCAATCGACAAACTAAGGATGAAATTTATGACTACGGCTGAATCAAAATGAGAATAAACTGATATCATTCCAGAAATAGATGCTTCCTTCAACTTAGCATTCTTTTCATGTATTAAAGGTGCTAGTTTTGTAAGCCAGAGCTTAAGAAAACCACTGTTACTGTAACCTTCAGAATCTACTGTGTAATTGTCGAATGATTTGTTTGCAAACTCAAGAACAGCCAATTTTGCCCTTGGGGACCTTTGTTCATCCAGTGAACGTACAAGTGCAGGTAACAATGTGTCAATAGAATATGTTTGGCCAACAATTTCCAAGGTTGAGGAACATGGATGTCGAACCAATTCCTTTGGATCGATAAGCCTTGAAAAGATGTGTGGTAAAATTCTTTCAACATAGCTctcaaaatattttttgaatGCTGGAATAATATCTGCAAGTGTGGAGAAAGCTGCATGTGCAACTTTGTGATGAGAATCGTCCATGTAACAGAAAAACAGCTTCATAACCTTTTCAAAGTGCTGAGTAATATCTTGAATGCCTTTCTGTCCTTGTTGCAGCAGTATCTGAATGAAGTTGAATGCTGCAACTCTAGCTTCCCAGTCTGAACTTGGACTAAGGCCCTCAGAGAGTGCATCATTTAGAGATGCCAGACCATTAGTATAGCCACGCATGTCATTAGATGGGACATGATCATCATCAAATCTGTGCCTTCCACTTGCAGAAGCTCTTGATGCTACTTGCTTCCTAAGAGGCCCCTGGAAGTGTGGAACATGACTATTGAGTGAATTTCTGTAACGGACATCCCTATTGGGCATATCCACATAGTGTTTGTGCATCTGCACTTTTGGTGATCGCCTGGTTGGCCATGTATCATGATTCTCCTCCATAGTGCTGCCATCTTGAGACCTCCCTGAAGATCTTAAAGATGGCAGTGACAAGCCTGATATCAGTTCAGATGATAGATTACGCAAATAAGGTGAGCTTGATCGTTCTTTGGATG contains:
- the LOC101762743 gene encoding CLIP-associated protein isoform X2, which produces METALEAARAKDTKERLAGVERLHEALEAAARRGLSAAEVTSLVDTCMDLARDGNFRIAQGGLQAVSAAAVLAGDHFKIHLNALVPAAVERLGDGKQPVREAARQLLVTLMEVSSPTIIVERAGNYAWTHKSWRVREEFVRTVAAAVGLFASTELPLQRVLLSPVLQLMNDLNRSVRDAAISCIEEMYKNMGSQFHEELQRHNLPAYMLKEINSRLDKIEPNAPSSNGARMQCRANESRSISANPKRGSPRKKSAPRESTLFGGGMDINEKPVEPIRVHSEKELVRDFEKVASALNPEKDWSIRIAAMQRIEALVYGGAMDYPSFLMLLKQLVPPLSSQLSDRRSSIVKQACHLLNVLSKELLGDFEPSAEIFIPVLFKLVVITVLVIAESADNCIKSILRNCKVSRVLPLIADTAKNDHSAILRARCCEYALLILEYWADTPEIRRSADLYEDLIKSCVADAMSEVRAMARTCYRMFTKTWPERSRRLFMSFDPAIQRIINDEDGGKHKRHPSPSLHERGVQLSRASSHAGGNHFGYGTSAIVAMDKGAAISSESSLSSSSLLLSQSKTIGRSAERSIESVLSSSKEKVSAIESLVKGVSMSDRHNFSAIRSTSLDHGVDHTSSHDSPTISATRASYSSLNGITSSRNDGSSKERSSSPYLRNLSSELISGLSLPSLRSSGRSQDGSTMEENHDTWPTRRSPKVQMHKHYVDMPNRDVRYRNSLNSHVPHFQGPLRKQVASRASASGRHRFDDDHVPSNDMRGYTNGLASLNDALSEGLSPSSDWEARVAAFNFIQILLQQGQKGIQDITQHFEKVMKLFFCYMDDSHHKVAHAAFSTLADIIPAFKKYFESYVERILPHIFSRLIDPKELVRHPCSSTLEIVGQTYSIDTLLPALVRSLDEQRSPRAKLAVLEFANKSFDNYTVDSEGYSNSGFLKLWLTKLAPLIHEKNAKLKEASISGMISVYSHFDSAVVINFILSLSIDEQNIVRRALKQYTPRIEVDLVNYLQNKKERPHPKSYDQVDSSASSEDGYALTFKKSFPFGRFSDSLVDTESRKKMNTVQESALLNVPISRTTSDVCTDHAKQCFGRASEADVLMQSRELKNNTCTVVEAVHSWADYPEKSDATMDDENSTGTTRLDLGHLPSDGHSSALAIPGEHTQEGDPFVDRSSVNIIPHTSNGPSVPHLLHRIGNGGEVSCLDRQEALRQLVRASTNKDNFIWKKYFNQILTTVLEVLDDADSSVREISLLLVAEMLHNQKDSMEQSIEIVLEKLLHVTKDDVAKVSNEAHQCLYVVLAKYDPFRCLAIIVPLLASDDEKTLVMCINCLTKLVGRLSHDELVTQLPSFLPAVFDAFSNQSPDVRKAVVFCLVDMYIILGKEFVPYLEGLSSTQLRLVTIYANRISQARSGAPVAATQ
- the LOC101762743 gene encoding CLIP-associated protein isoform X3, with product MNDLNRSVRDAAISCIEEMYKNMGSQFHEELQRHNLPAYMLKEINSRLDKIEPNAPSSNGARMQCRANESRSISANPKRGSPRKKSAPRESTLFGGGMDINEKPVEPIRVHSEKELVRDFEKVASALNPEKDWSIRIAAMQRIEALVYGGAMDYPSFLMLLKQLVPPLSSQLSDRRSSIVKQACHLLNVLSKELLGDFEPSAEIFIPVLFKLVVITVLVIAESADNCIKSILRNCKVSRVLPLIADTAKNDHSAILRARCCEYALLILEYWADTPEIRRSADLYEDLIKSCVADAMSEVRAMARTCYRMFTKTWPERSRRLFMSFDPAIQRIINDEDGGKHKRHPSPSLHERGVQLSRASSHAGGNHFGYGTSAIVAMDKGAAISSESSLSSSSLLLSQSKTIGRSAERSIESVLSSSKEKVSAIESLVKGVSMSDRHNFSAIRSTSLDHGVDHTSSHDSPTISATRASYSSLNGITSSRNDGSSKERSSSPYLRNLSSELISGLSLPSLRSSGRSQDGSTMEENHDTWPTRRSPKVQMHKHYVDMPNRDVRYRNSLNSHVPHFQGPLRKQVASRASASGRHRFDDDHVPSNDMRGYTNGLASLNDALSEGLSPSSDWEARVAAFNFIQILLQQGQKGIQDITQHFEKVMKLFFCYMDDSHHKVAHAAFSTLADIIPAFKKYFESYVERILPHIFSRLIDPKELVRHPCSSTLEIVGQTYSIDTLLPALVRSLDEQRSPRAKLAVLEFANKSFDNYTVDSEGYSNSGFLKLWLTKLAPLIHEKNAKLKEASISGMISVYSHFDSAVVINFILSLSIDEQNIVRRALKQYTPRIEVDLVNYLQNKKERPHPKSYDQVDSSASSEDGYALTFKKSFPFGRFSDSLVDTESRKKMNTVQESALLNVPISRTTSDVCTDHAKQCFGRASEADVLMQSRELKNNTCTVVEAVHSWADYPEKSDATMDDENSTGTTRLDLGHLPSDGHSSALAIPGEHTQEGDPFVDRSSVNIIPHTSNGPSVPHLLHRIGNGGEVSCLDRQEALRQLVRASTNKDNFIWKKYFNQILTTVLEVLDDADSSVREISLLLVAEMLHNQKDSMEQSIEIVLEKLLHVTKDDVAKVSNEAHQCLYVVLAKYDPFRCLAIIVPLLASDDEKTLVMCINCLTKLVGRLSHDELVTQLPSFLPAVFDAFSNQSPDVRKAVVFCLVDMYIILGKEFVPYLEGLSSTQLRLVTIYANRISQARSGAPVAATQ
- the LOC101762743 gene encoding CLIP-associated protein isoform X1; the encoded protein is METALEAARAKDTKERLAGVERLHEALEAAARRGLSAAEVTSLVDTCMDLARDGNFRIAQGGLQAVSAAAVLAGDHFKIHLNALVPAAVERLGDGKQPVREAARQLLVTLMEVGFCLFARVVVCFARSSLQVSSPTIIVERAGNYAWTHKSWRVREEFVRTVAAAVGLFASTELPLQRVLLSPVLQLMNDLNRSVRDAAISCIEEMYKNMGSQFHEELQRHNLPAYMLKEINSRLDKIEPNAPSSNGARMQCRANESRSISANPKRGSPRKKSAPRESTLFGGGMDINEKPVEPIRVHSEKELVRDFEKVASALNPEKDWSIRIAAMQRIEALVYGGAMDYPSFLMLLKQLVPPLSSQLSDRRSSIVKQACHLLNVLSKELLGDFEPSAEIFIPVLFKLVVITVLVIAESADNCIKSILRNCKVSRVLPLIADTAKNDHSAILRARCCEYALLILEYWADTPEIRRSADLYEDLIKSCVADAMSEVRAMARTCYRMFTKTWPERSRRLFMSFDPAIQRIINDEDGGKHKRHPSPSLHERGVQLSRASSHAGGNHFGYGTSAIVAMDKGAAISSESSLSSSSLLLSQSKTIGRSAERSIESVLSSSKEKVSAIESLVKGVSMSDRHNFSAIRSTSLDHGVDHTSSHDSPTISATRASYSSLNGITSSRNDGSSKERSSSPYLRNLSSELISGLSLPSLRSSGRSQDGSTMEENHDTWPTRRSPKVQMHKHYVDMPNRDVRYRNSLNSHVPHFQGPLRKQVASRASASGRHRFDDDHVPSNDMRGYTNGLASLNDALSEGLSPSSDWEARVAAFNFIQILLQQGQKGIQDITQHFEKVMKLFFCYMDDSHHKVAHAAFSTLADIIPAFKKYFESYVERILPHIFSRLIDPKELVRHPCSSTLEIVGQTYSIDTLLPALVRSLDEQRSPRAKLAVLEFANKSFDNYTVDSEGYSNSGFLKLWLTKLAPLIHEKNAKLKEASISGMISVYSHFDSAVVINFILSLSIDEQNIVRRALKQYTPRIEVDLVNYLQNKKERPHPKSYDQVDSSASSEDGYALTFKKSFPFGRFSDSLVDTESRKKMNTVQESALLNVPISRTTSDVCTDHAKQCFGRASEADVLMQSRELKNNTCTVVEAVHSWADYPEKSDATMDDENSTGTTRLDLGHLPSDGHSSALAIPGEHTQEGDPFVDRSSVNIIPHTSNGPSVPHLLHRIGNGGEVSCLDRQEALRQLVRASTNKDNFIWKKYFNQILTTVLEVLDDADSSVREISLLLVAEMLHNQKDSMEQSIEIVLEKLLHVTKDDVAKVSNEAHQCLYVVLAKYDPFRCLAIIVPLLASDDEKTLVMCINCLTKLVGRLSHDELVTQLPSFLPAVFDAFSNQSPDVRKAVVFCLVDMYIILGKEFVPYLEGLSSTQLRLVTIYANRISQARSGAPVAATQ